The Bradyrhizobium sp. B097 genome contains the following window.
ATATGGATCAGGCGATGAACCACATAGAAGTGTATCCCTTCCCAAAGGGGCACTAATAGCAGCAAAGCCACGCAATAGATCGGATGTTGCGCGAAATCGACACGCGCAATGTAGCCGTTGGCGTACATCCACCAGATCACCGCTTCGTACGCCGTCCAGACTGGCACTCCACTGCACATCGTCCAGAACACATTTTCCGCTGTTTGACTTCCAAATAGGAAGCTTGAATTATCAGCCTCAGGCCACCTCGCGTTGTACTTAAAAGCCGTTTGCTGTCGGCGCCGGATATAGAGCATGAAATGCAAGCCGCCGCAGATCAGCAGCTCCAGCACTGCATTGCGCAGCAGGATGAGCGAAATCCAGCCAACACTGAAGTTCCGCATAGTCTCTAGTGACGGCGTCAAATAACGAATTGTGAAAAAAGTCAACACCAGAAAGGCAGCATTCCGAGGCCAAATGTAGCCCGGAGAACCGAACATATAGCGTAGAAACTTGATCGGCTGGACCGGCCAGACGAAAACTGGCGCCCGCGTTATTAGCCTTTTGGGTGTCCAGTACCCTCGTTTGTCGCGGTTGCCATATAGGGTGTCATCCAGGCCCTTCTCCATCGATAAACTCGCCTCCAACCTATTCGGATCGGGGCAGCTCTTTGCCGCCGAATGAAGGGGGTCGCTTCCGACGCCAAGAAGTCGCTCTTTCAAACGCGTGCGCAGTCCGAAGCAGAAGAGGCTCGCAGTAGGGCTTGGCCACTAGCTGAATTGAGACCGGCAAGCCTAGATCACCAAAACCTGAGCAAACAGAGATTGCGGGATAACCGGTTACATTGAAAGGTATGTTGAAACTAACGTTTTCCCAGGTAGACCACTTCTGCACCGCTTCGAATGGTATCGCTTCGGTCGCTTGCGACGTCGTGACAAGTATGTCTACGTCCGACATAGCGGCTGCCATCTCAAGGCACAACTCGCGCTGACGTCGCAATGCGTCGACGTACTGATCGCCAGTTATCAGCGCACCCAACGCTACGCGGTCTCGAAAGAACTCGCTGTATTCATAATAGCGCGTCGTCAGCCATGGCTTATGAACAGCGTAGCCTTCAGCAAAGCAGATCAGGGTACAACACGCGTGATAATCACTTAGGGGCGACAGGCTTACATCAGTTATGTTGGCGCCTAGCTCGCGCAGCACGTCTAAGCCCTCTTCGATGCCCGTCCGGGTCGCCACGCTAACAGGGGCATCGACTTCATGAAAGTGACGAACCACGCCGATCCGCAGTCCCTTGATCCCGCCGTCGATGCCTGAAGTGAAGTCGGCTACCGCGGATTCCATTCTACCAGGCTCATTCGAGCCATGAGCCACCATCGCCTGCAGCAGGAACGCGCAATCCTCTGCCGTCCAGGCCATAGGCCCAGCATGATCCAAAGTGAAGGAGAGCGGGAGAATGCCGCGACCGTCGATCAGCCCATAAGTTGGCTTGATCCCAGAGATCCCGCAAACTGACGCGGGGCCACGGATCGAACCGCTGGTGTCTGATCCTGTACCGCCCAAAATGAAACCGGCGGCAATAGCAACGGCCGTCCCGCTACTGCTTCCTGCCGGACTGTAGTTCAGATTCCAGGGATTGCGAGGGGGAGGCCAAGGCAGGTCAAACGACGGCCCGCCCAAGCCAAACTCATACGTAGCGAGTTTGCCCATGAGCACCGTACCTGCCTCGGCCAGATTGCGAACGGCAACTGCATCTTCGGCCGGAACGTTTTCCTGCAGGATACGAGAGTTCCAGGTAGTGCGTATTCCGGCCGTGTCAAAGGCGTCCTTGTGAGCGATGGGGATGCCATCCAGCCTGCCCTTGGGCTGACCGCTGCTCCAGCGTCGCTCTGATGCGCGGGCATCAGCCATGGCTCGCTCCTCAGTTAGGAGCAGGAAGCTATTAAGCTGAGCGTCCGCGGCGCTAATCCGACTGAAGCAATCCTGCGTCAGTTCAACGGGCGAAAGCTTCCCTGCCTCGAACAGGCGGGACGCTTCCGAGATAGTGAATTGCGGCTTCATCGACGCTGCTCGGGGTTGAAGGCAAGAGAGGGCCGAGCATCCGGGGGTCTTCTGCGCGAAACCCGATCAGCCAGCAAGTCGACAATCGGGCTCGCACGTCGCAGTTCGGCAATCGTCTCCGGTTTAAGTCGTAAGCCGCTTCGACTCATCGCGCTATCGAATTCAACGTCGGTCATGCATCCTTCCTTTCTCGAACTCTGCTGTATGACGTGGTCAGGCGGCTGCTTCATGGCCGAAGAAACCGCTTTACAACCCTTGAGCGCGCAGCTTGCCCAGAGATCCTCGCGGGAATCCCAAGCCGACTATTATCCAGCCCTTGAGCAGTCCTCGACGTACCGCAACAGTACCTCGTAGTCGTAGTTCGCTATCGGGCCCGCAGCTCCACTCATTGGTACAGCGCGGTCTGAAACAGTTCGCTTAATTCCTGCAGCACCGCGCGTCGTCCCGTCCGAACTCACTTGTACTCCAGCTCCTGCCACCACGGAAAGTAATCCGGCATGTCGCTTGAGACCTTATCCTTGAACATGGCCGGACGCTTCTCTAGGAACGACGTTATGCCCTCCCTTACGTCGGTAGAGCGTCCGCGCGTGTAAAGACCCCGGCTATCTATCTTATGCGCCTCCATCGGATCTTCGGCGCCCGTCATGCGCCACATCATCTGTCGGATCAGCGCGATCGACACCGGCGCGGTTTTGGAAGCTATCTCCTTGGCCAACTCACGCGCAGTATTTAATAGTTCGTCCGGGGGGACCACCTTGCTGACCAGCCGTCCCGCTAATGCCTCGCGCGCTTGAAAGACACGGCCAGTATAGCACCATTCCAATGCTTGCGAGATGCCGACTATGCGTGGCAAAAACCAGCTAGAAGCTGCCTCTGGCACGATCCCACGTTGAGAGAAAACAAAACCAAAGCGTGCAGCTTCAGAGGCGATGCGGATATCCATCGCTAGCTGCATGGTGACGCCAACACCAACCGCGGGACCGTTCACCGCGGCTATCACTGGCTTCAGACTCTTGAAAATGCGCAAAGTCACCTGTCCACCACCGTCGCGGACCCGCGGATCGCTGTAATCGACTTGCTGATTAGGCAGGCGACGTACCGGGCCACGCTGCGCGTCGCGATCAAAAGTGTTTGTGCCGGTAGAGAGGTCCGCGCCGGCGCAGAACCCACGTCCGGCGCCGGTGACGATAATGGCGCGGATGTCATCGTCTTGATCGGCGGCGTCGAAGGCATTGATAAGTTCGGATTGCATTTTCGCGTTGAACGCGTTGAGCTTGTCGGGCCGATTCAGCGTAATGGTGAGGATTTGCTCGGAAACCTCATATTTGATCGTCTCGTATGCCATTCGGTTCCCTCAACTGTCTTCCTGAACGTAATTCTGGCCGTGGGCTGCGTTTGATCAGCCGGATCACGCGCTGCATTCAATTGCGACTCTCATCGCAGGTCAGATGAGCACAAAAGCAAACCAGTCTTCCGGCGCTCCCGCTTTCGATGAGAAAGTCAGAAGTTCGCTTCAGATAACTCAAAATCGGCGGCGGCACTCGAACAAATGCATATCCTTGCCTGCCCCGGCGATAAGAGAGCGGGTCCTCATGACGCGCTTCCGTTTCCGATCACGCCGGAAACCGTGGCAAGCCGGTCGAACACTATCGTGCCGGGAGTCTCCGCAAGAAGTAGGTGTTTGGCGACCTTTGATGAAACAGTCTTCGGTAGCGATGTTCTGCTCTCGAAGAACCGGGGCACCTTGAAGGGCGCGAGATTACGGCGGCAATGATCGACTAGAGCGGCGACCTGGGCCTCCGTTCCCCTTACACCCTCCCGCCACACCACGATCGCTTTGATCTCCTCACCGCGGACCTCGTCCTTGACGGGGACGACAGCGACTTCAGTGACGTCCGGGTGCGCCGCCAAGACAGTTTCAACTTCTCGCGCCGCAATGTTCTCGCCACTTCGACGTATCGAGTCCTTGATGCGTCCAACGATATAGAAATAACCACGCTCGTCCATCCGAAATAGATCGCCAGTACGAAACCAGTCGCCGTGGAAGGCTGCGTCTGTCGCATCTGGCCGCTTGTAGTAACCTTGCATAATGCCGGGGCCACGAACTAGCAGTTCTCCGACTGTACCTGGCGGCACCGTCGCACCGCTCTCGTCGGCTACGCGGCACTCCCGAAAGGGGCAAGGAATTCCGCACGATCCGGAACCGACCATGTCGGTCGCTTCCAAAGGCATATAGAGTGTCGATGCGATTTCTGTCATCCCGTAGGCTTCGCGCGCGCAGAGATCGAAACGCTCCTCGAGTTCGGCGTGCAGTCGCGGCGGAACCCCGAAAATGCTCGCCCGGATCACGGCATTCTCGCTGTCGCGGGAATCGACTGGCTGCTTCAGAGTCAAATGTGGCAAATGGCAAAATTCGATCCCGTATTCTCGCACCCACCTCATGAAGCGTGAGGCGCTCTGCCGCTCGGCAATGTAAAGCGTTGCCCGCTGGTACAGCGTCATCAGCAATATCCACTGCGGGTCAATGTAGAAAAATGGCGTGGATGTTAAGATCCGACGATAGACCCGACCGTCGCGGAACGCATTGACCTTGCCAGCACTAAGCCAAAAGCGCTGTGACAACATGCAGCCCTTCGGAAAGCCAGTCGTGCCTGACGTATACTGGATGTTGAGCAAGGTATCGTGATGCACATCGGGCGTCGGCAGCAAGGCGCCGGGATCGGCCTGCATCAAAGAGCCAAGGGCAACGTGGCCTGCTGGCGCACTTCCCGCGACAATCATCCTTTCTGCGGGCATGGAGACCGCTCCACGCGCGATGGCCCGCTGGATCGTCGGCAGCAGT
Protein-coding sequences here:
- a CDS encoding sterol desaturase family protein — translated: MEKGLDDTLYGNRDKRGYWTPKRLITRAPVFVWPVQPIKFLRYMFGSPGYIWPRNAAFLVLTFFTIRYLTPSLETMRNFSVGWISLILLRNAVLELLICGGLHFMLYIRRRQQTAFKYNARWPEADNSSFLFGSQTAENVFWTMCSGVPVWTAYEAVIWWMYANGYIARVDFAQHPIYCVALLLLVPLWEGIHFYVVHRLIHMGPLYHWIHKVHHNSFNPGPWSGLSMHTFEHLIYFSLVLIVAVVPSNPIHSMFMLMFFGLHPAIGHLGFHAVATRDGEFIDNDIYFHYLHHKYFEVNYGGELHGLDWLFGTAHDGSPEAEEAMYKRMKAKKYVRGSSQG
- a CDS encoding amidase yields the protein MKPQFTISEASRLFEAGKLSPVELTQDCFSRISAADAQLNSFLLLTEERAMADARASERRWSSGQPKGRLDGIPIAHKDAFDTAGIRTTWNSRILQENVPAEDAVAVRNLAEAGTVLMGKLATYEFGLGGPSFDLPWPPPRNPWNLNYSPAGSSSGTAVAIAAGFILGGTGSDTSGSIRGPASVCGISGIKPTYGLIDGRGILPLSFTLDHAGPMAWTAEDCAFLLQAMVAHGSNEPGRMESAVADFTSGIDGGIKGLRIGVVRHFHEVDAPVSVATRTGIEEGLDVLRELGANITDVSLSPLSDYHACCTLICFAEGYAVHKPWLTTRYYEYSEFFRDRVALGALITGDQYVDALRRQRELCLEMAAAMSDVDILVTTSQATEAIPFEAVQKWSTWENVSFNIPFNVTGYPAISVCSGFGDLGLPVSIQLVAKPYCEPLLLRTAHAFERATSWRRKRPPSFGGKELPRSE
- a CDS encoding crotonase/enoyl-CoA hydratase family protein, giving the protein MAYETIKYEVSEQILTITLNRPDKLNAFNAKMQSELINAFDAADQDDDIRAIIVTGAGRGFCAGADLSTGTNTFDRDAQRGPVRRLPNQQVDYSDPRVRDGGGQVTLRIFKSLKPVIAAVNGPAVGVGVTMQLAMDIRIASEAARFGFVFSQRGIVPEAASSWFLPRIVGISQALEWCYTGRVFQAREALAGRLVSKVVPPDELLNTARELAKEIASKTAPVSIALIRQMMWRMTGAEDPMEAHKIDSRGLYTRGRSTDVREGITSFLEKRPAMFKDKVSSDMPDYFPWWQELEYK
- a CDS encoding AMP-binding protein — translated: MSKPVHTLQIADERLKEVAGIKKRARIALATVPPAHERRALIEAEPLPINFEALIREASREGGDSLVWHFIDSGEKLRYDELETQTRALAAGFVQLGIRKGTHVAVMLPNIAAMPLTWLALGILGAVMVPLNTGYSEREIEYVLNDSSASFVVTTSLLLPTIQRAIARGAVSMPAERMIVAGSAPAGHVALGSLMQADPGALLPTPDVHHDTLLNIQYTSGTTGFPKGCMLSQRFWLSAGKVNAFRDGRVYRRILTSTPFFYIDPQWILLMTLYQRATLYIAERQSASRFMRWVREYGIEFCHLPHLTLKQPVDSRDSENAVIRASIFGVPPRLHAELEERFDLCAREAYGMTEIASTLYMPLEATDMVGSGSCGIPCPFRECRVADESGATVPPGTVGELLVRGPGIMQGYYKRPDATDAAFHGDWFRTGDLFRMDERGYFYIVGRIKDSIRRSGENIAAREVETVLAAHPDVTEVAVVPVKDEVRGEEIKAIVVWREGVRGTEAQVAALVDHCRRNLAPFKVPRFFESRTSLPKTVSSKVAKHLLLAETPGTIVFDRLATVSGVIGNGSAS